gggagcggggggttaggaaaaaacaaggggaaataggctaccttgcataatgactaagccactcccagtctctattcaagcctaagttaattgtatccaatttgcaaatgaattccaattcagcagtttctcgctggagtctggatttgaagtttttttgttgtaaaatagcgactttcatgtctgtaatcgcatgaccagagagattgaagtgttctccgactggtttatgaatgttataattcttgacatctgatttgtgtccatttactcttttacgtagagactgtccagtttgaccaatgtacatggcagaggggcattgctggcacatgatggcatatatcacattggtggatgtgcaggtgaacgagcctctgatagtgtggctgatgtgattaggccctgtgatggtgtcccctgaatagatatgtgggcacagttggcaacgggctttgttgcaaggatagactcctgggttagtggttctgttgtgtggtacgtggttgctggtgagtatttgcttcagattggggggctgtctgtaggcaaggactggcctgtcttccaggatttgtgagagtgttgggtcatccttcaggataggttgtagatccttaataacgcgttggaggggttttagttgggggctgaaggtgacggctagtggcattctgttattttctttgttaggcctgtcctgtagtaggtgacttctgggaactcttctggctttatcaatctgtttcttcacttccgcaggtgggtattgtagttgtaagaatgcttgatagagatcttgtaggtgtctgtctctgtctgaggcgttggagcaaatgcggttgtatcgcagagcttggctgtagacgatggatcgtgtggtgtggtcaggctgaaagctggaggcatgtaagtaggaatagcggtcagtaggtttccggtatagggtggtgtttatgtgaccatcgtttattagcactgtagtgtccaggaagtggatctcttgtgtggactggaccaggctgaggttgatggtgggatggaaattgttgaaatcatggtggaattcctcaagggcttcttttccatgggtccagatgatgaagatggcatcaatatagcgcaagtagagtaggggcgttaggggacgagagctgaggaagcgttgttctaaatcagccataaaaatgttggcatactgtggggccatgcgggtacccatagcagtgccgctgatctgaaggtatacattgtccccaaatgtaaaataattatgggtaaggacaaagtcacaaagttcagccatcaggttagccgtgacattatcggggatagtgttcttgacggcttgtagtccatcttcgtgtggaatgttggtgtagagggtttctacatccatagtggccaagatggtgttaccaggaagatcaccaatggattgtagtttcctcaggaagacagtggtgtctcaaaggtagctgggagtgctgatagcgtagggcctgaggagggagtctacatagccagacaatcctgctgtcaggttgccaatgcctgagatgatggggcgcccaggatttccagtgATTTGCCAACCCAGCCTGGCCGTTTTTCCTCTaagaaggggaggaatgatgATCTTCCCTTGGAGAGACAGGCTGCATGGTCAGAGGTAGGGCTCTGCTCCCCcgcctctgaaatgcagccaggtCTGGGGAGGAGCATTGCCACTTCCCAACGGGAAGTGGAGAGGACTCTCCGGAGGGCAgaatcttgggtagcagatagaatatcccaggtcggggttccaagggtgtgtctgtgcagatttgatcttgtgctttttcagggagtttcttgagcaaatgctgtagttgcttttggtaactctcagtaggatcagagggtaatggcttgtagaaagtggtgttggagagctgccgagcagcctcttgttcatattccgacctattcatgatgacaacagcacctcctttgtcagcctttttgattatgatatcagagttgtttctgaggctgtggatggcattgcgttccgcatggctgaggttatggggcaagtgatgctgcttttccacaatttcagcccgtgcacgtcggcggaagcactgtatgtagaagtccagtctgctgtctcaaccttcaggaggagtccacctagaatccttctttttgcagtgttggtagggaggtctctgtggattagtaggagatttaaaaaaaataataaattcagaGTTCTTTTTATTGGCCTCCCGTTGTGGAGTTTTCGTCTTTAGCCAGGaggactttttgtttttaaaaaatgaaagtggaGGCTCAtactgactccaggagctgagggttTAAGGCaaacaaatatcacaagacttgtgagagaaggaagacttgtggcaagGCTGCAGGGCCTTAACTCCCTGACAGCCTCTCAGCCCGGGTACCAGGAACGCAGCCCCCCCCTCGGCTATGCAGAGGGCTCTGGCTAGCGCCTGGGTGCGCTTCGCCCCAGGGTGCCAAGTGGAGCCCCAGGACAATGGCGCTGGGTGCAGGGCAAACACGTTGCAACTTGCTTTGCACCTCCCCTCCCTTCTGAGCCGCGCCGCGCAACGCGAGCAGGAAGTCTGCCCCCTCTCGCGCTCCGTCGTGCGTTCCAAGGCGCTGGGCGTGGCGGAAGACTCCCGCCGGCGCTCCGTTGTCATACACAAAGGGACTACGCCTCCCAGACGGGCGCCGCGCGGCGGCCTCAAGCCACCGTCTTGGAAGCTGGCCCGCCCCTTGTCTCGCGCAACGGCCGCGAGTACGTCGTGACGTCTGAAGCGGGCCGTGGGCAGGGCGTCGATGAGGGGCAACTACAATTCCCACACGGCCCCGCGCGGCCGCGCATGCGAGCTGCTGTTTTGCCGCCATCTTGGCTGGACGGAGCTGCCTGCCGCCGCCACTAAACAAACCTGAAGCCACCCGGGCTCTGCCGCTGAGGAGCCTTTAGATGTTCCCGGAACGGCCGGGCAGGTGGGTCCCCTCCCCgcgggagctggggcgggggcgggagggcgACTGGCCCCTCCGTGGGCTGGTTGGGTGCTGTGTCCACGTCAGTGAAAGGCGCAGGAGTGGGCAGCTCCCGCTTCCCCCCGCCCGGCTGGCGGAGGGCGACGCGTCCGCCCACCGGGGTGAGCGGGAGGCTTCCGTCCGGCCCCCTGGCTGTGGctgagggagctgtggggacccccccccacaaacacacacaacacctcctggctgtggctgagggagctgtggggacccccccacacacacaccaccccctggctgtggctgagggagctgtggggacccccccccccacacacacacacaacaccccctggctgtggctgagggagctgtggggtcccccccccccacacacacaccatctccTGGCTGTGGCTGAGGGAGCCGTGcacgccccacacacacacacacaacaccccctggctgtggctgagggagctgtggggacccccccacacacacacacacaacaccccctggctgtggctgagggagctgtggggtccccccccccacacacacaccatctcctggctgtggctgagggagctgtggggacccccccacacacacacacaccatctcctggctgtggctgagggagctgtggggaccccccccacacacacacacaccacctcctggttgtggctgagggagctgtggggggaccccccccgacacacacaccaccccctggctgtggctgagggagctgtggggacccccccacacacacacaacactccctggctgtggctgagggagccgtgcaccccccccacacacacacaacacccctggcttggctgagggagctgggcatccctctcccctccatgtgtgcacacacacaacaccccctgggctgtggctgaggaaggagggagttgtgcccccccccacacacacagcacccccccccagccagctgaAAGAAGAGGGGGCGATAGTGTATATCTCCCCCCACGCCGTGGGAGCTGtgtgctccacccctcccccacaaagccTGCCCCCCTCGGGCTGAGGAAAGCAGGGGCAGCTCTGTCAGCTGGGGGTTGAAGGAGCTGTTCCTGTCCCTTTCCCCAAGTTTATGGAGGCTAGAGGAAGCATTTCACTTCCTCCATCTTGGGGGGTTGTATTGGGGGTCACTAAGCTCCTGCCcgcccattgaccatcacctctTGTTG
The nucleotide sequence above comes from Caretta caretta isolate rCarCar2 chromosome 1, rCarCar1.hap1, whole genome shotgun sequence. Encoded proteins:
- the LOC125632178 gene encoding uncharacterized protein LOC125632178 codes for the protein MDVETLYTNIPHEDGLQAVKNTIPDNVTANLMAELCDFVLTHNYFTFGDNVYLQISGTAMGTRMAPQYANIFMADLEQRFLSSRPLTPLLYLRYIDAIFIIWTHGKEALEEFHHDFNNFHPTINLSLVQSTQEIHFLDTTVLINDGHINTTLYRKPTDRYSYLHASSFQPDHTTRSIVYSQALRYNRICSNASDRDRHLQDLYQAFLQLQYPPAEVKKQIDKARRVPRSHLLQDRPNKENNRMPLAVTFSPQLKPLQRVIKDLQPILKDDPTLSQILEDRPVLAYRQPPNLKQILTSNHVPHNRTTNPGVYPCNKARCQLCPHIYSGDTITGPNHISHTIRGSFTCTSTNVIYAIMCQQCPSAMYIGQTGQSLRKRVNGHKSDVKNYNIHKPVGEHFNLSGHAITDMKVAILQQKNFKSRLQRETAELEFICKLDTINLGLNRDWEWLSHYAR